TCCAGAACTCATTGGACAAATATAGTATTGATGATTTGTAAGTTTGGCCAGGCCTTCAAATATGACTTGCACTTGTGCCATTGTTAGAAAACAGATTAAGATAACCTGGGGTATATTTGTATACCTCTAGAACAATTGTTTTCGTGAAGAAACTTTTATTGCATATAGATAACatgccatgtactccctccgttcctaaatacttgtctttctagagatttcaacaagtgactacacacgacgcaaaatgagtgaatctacactttaaaatatgtctacatacatccgtatgttgagtccatttgaaatgcctagaaagacaagtatttgggaacggagggagtaccattcttgctatttattttgattttgatGGTGCAAAAAATCACATTTTGGAGGCATTTTGTCTGTCTTTTGTAGGTGCAAATAGTTCAACAGATAAATCATGATGGAGAAGTTAATCGGGCTCGATATATGCCCCAAAATTCATTTATTATTGCTACCAAGACAGTCAGTGCAGAAGTGTATGTCTTTGATTATAGCAAGCACCCATCAAAGCCTCCACTAGATGGTGCGTGCAATCCTGATTTACGGCTGAAGGGACACAACTCTGAAGGATATGGCCTGTCCTGGAGTATCTTTAAAGAGGGTCATTTGCTGAGTGGATCGGATGATGCTCAAATTTGCTTATGGGACATCACATCAAATGGTAAAAATAAAACTCTCGACGCATACCAGATTTTTAAGGTATGGCTCATGATCCTTTTTCCATTTGAGTGCATTAACACATAGCTTTGTTTGTACCATTGGTTAAAGCTTTCCTCATGACATGCCATTCTGATAGCATGTTTCTCTGAATGTGTTTGTGTGCTAGTCATATCTGGTATTCATCCTTGGAGAAATAATATACATAACATATTCCTGATGGCCTTTTGTGAAGCTGGTATACATGAGGAAAAAGTCTATCTGCATCCTAATTACGACACTTATTTTACACCCTCCTAGTTGAAACCATTCACATTAGGTCTAACAGCAGCTTTCATGGGTAATTTTGGGTGATGCACCGTCCATGTCAGCAGGTTTTGCTGTGTTATCCTGAAGAATAGAATTATAGTCTGTATTTCACACTCAGACATGGCAGCTCTGGCAGTGTTATTATCTAAGACTGTCAATTCTTTCCTTTTGGTTCTCTAGCTGTTGGTACCACATGGCATGGTCCATAGTCAGTTAAGCATCATAAATCATAACAGTAGTACTGTTTAATGCTCAGTGTGTTGAATATGTGAACAAGTGAGATTACTGATCTTGGTATCTGTGCTGATTTTGTTTTGAAGTTTATCTTTGTAAGAAGCTGAGGTCAATTCTTGCTTGAACTTCTGCTTTGCAGAATGCAGGGCCATAAAAAAATCAGTGCTACACAGTAACAATACTCAATTGGAAACATATTGGTAGTGCACGGATAACTTCACCTTTTAGGAAAATAAGGGGGTCTGTTTTTCTTCCCGACCAAGCTGCCAATGAAAAAAGAACTCTTTTAGCACCATGTGTATTTTCAGTCAATTGACATGGTCCCCAGTTCATTGGACCAATAACTTTCCTAGTTATACTATAgcaaaaacatggaagtttcacttGTATGATTATTCAACTGATACTTTTCATGTGACCAGCACATCTGTTAGTGGCTTAACACGATGTTTTTTTGGTTCTGTTCTGTTTAGTTTCATGATGgcgttgtcgaagatgttgcttggCATTTGAGGCATGAATACTTATTCGGCTCAGTTGGTGATGATCATCATCTCCTAATTTGGGATATGCGTACTCCTGCACCTACCAAGCCTGTACAGTCTGTGGTGGCACACCAGGGTGAGGTAGGTTTCCTGGGGAGCCTCAAGTCTCTGTTTACTATTGTTTAGTACTATACTATTAGCATTATGTGACTCGAGAATACAATATCATGGTTAGATATCTTGTTAATTTGTTTATTGGTTCTTacccctgaagctgatgcagccaaTGGTGGTTCAGGATACAAAACAGAGTGGCATATTTGTATAACGATAACATATGGGGTGTCAAACACGTTCATTGTTCTAGAATCTAGGTCCTCTCTTCAAGTATTGGTTGTAAACAAATTAGCCGAGGACATCCTAAATGATCTCATTTTTCCTGCTGTAGTGATCGCAGGAAAACTACATTGTATTTATCCGGCTGCACAAACTATTTCACTTGAAAACCTCAACTGCTGTATCCAGAAAAGAAAGATGGCATCTGGTAGCAATTTTATGAATACTCATATAGTCATATCATCACTCTAGTAGTTTCTACTCGTGCATGATTTCTATTCAGAGGCTGGGCACACCTTGCTTTCCCTATATTATTCTTCTGGAAGAGCCAATTGCCTTTGTTTCTGTTGTTTGTATAAAGAAATATGTTCTTACACTTTCCACTTTGTTTCCTTATGTCATATTTATAGGTGAATTGCCTGGCTTTCAATCCTTTCAATGAATGGGTTGTTGCAACTGGTTCAACCGACAAGACTGTCAAATTATTTGATCTTCGGAAGATTGATACTTCGCTGCACACTTTTGACTGTCACAAGTATGCTTCAGTTTGACCATCACTTTTCTGTTTGAAGTTCCATCCATCCTATTTTTAGCTTAGAAGGAAATGAGTATATGTTTGTGTTATTCATCGATCTTGAATCTGAATTTGATTGTGTAATCAGAGAGGAAGTATTTCAAGTTGGATGGAGCCCAAAGAATGAAACTATACTTGCATCTTGTTGCCTGGGAAGGAGACTGATGGTTTGGGATCTAAGCAGGTAAACAGCCGTCCAGCTTTCAGATGTTTTTCATTGTTCCTTTTTCGTTTCCTCACTTCCCTCTTGATGTGAATGATGTTTTTTGTGTCGACAGAATTGATCAGGAGCAAACACCGGAGGATGCGGAGGACGGCCCTCCTGAGCTCTTGTTCATTCATGGAGGCCACACAAGCAAAATCTCAGACTTCTCCTGGAACCCATGTGAGGACTGGGTGCTTGCAAGCGTTGCTGAAGACAACATCCTTCAGATATGGCAGATGGCGGAGAACATCTACCATGATGAGGATGATCTTCCCAGCGATGAGCCGGCAAAGGCCTCATGAAACCCTTAATGGTAGGCAAGATAATACCCTAGGTTTGTCGATTTTAGGTAACCTTGTGTGATTGAACATGTTGTCTTGGTTGGATTTGTATGTGCGTTGTACTCGGCACTTCCAGCATAGTACATACCAATTAGACTACCTGTCGGTTGTAGCTGATGCATTTACCTGTTTCACCATATCGTGAGTCCTGGGGATTATTATACCTTTAGATGTCTAATCAAGGCTGCAAGATATCTCTTTTGAAAAATGATTTTTGAATTGCAGATATTCCCTTTTTGTTGCAAAACGGGGCAGGGTAGTGTTACTTTCAGAACAACCCGCACCGAGTCTGTGTAGAGATGCAGGCCAAACGCGTTGATGTTTGTTCATGCCCAAGCGTGCACATTTTCCTTTTGCCTTGTGACCTCACGAGCACAACCATTATATCATCAGGGGCTGTGGCACAGTGCGTTGGTTGACGCGCCAACCATTCATCTGTTGAGGATAGCCCTGCAATGCACAGTGCAGTCGTTGACCGCATGCGTGTCTCTGTCTCGTATCCATCTTGTCATTCTCAACGACAGTTGTGGATACATCTCATACCATCAACCTCCCTATACTGTCGTACGGAGTAGCAGTAGAGCAGATATGTAATATAACTCAACTGTCGTGCTTCTTCTCTTTCTATCCTAGATGGATAGATGGTTCTATGAGGCGAGATATTTTCAATACCTATCATGGAGCAAGGATGTTCCACTACATTTCATTTTACCAGCATTTTAATCCAAATGTGAATACTTTGCGCAATGCGTATCATCCGTGTTAGGTGCATGCTCCGTTCGCTTTAATTTTCGTAACAGAATTCTCACGATAACCACACTTTACTGAATATTTGTTAATACCAAGTTGCCACACAccggcaaaaaaaaaaaaagagaaggaaaaaagaACAAACATGCCTTACAAATGCCGATTGTCCGAAAGAGCGTCAATTGACAAGATTGTGGACACGTTAGGCATGGGTAAAGTATACTCCTCGCCGGCCGGTTTAGCTTTCCCGGCTGGGCGCTTTATGTAGCATGGGTGACAATGCCCTTAATTAACTGTGTTAATTAAGTCTTAACAATCTTAGCTTAACGTCTGATACCTTTTCACAAAAATGATATTCAGTTGCACGTGTGCGCCGTCTGTCTGCTGTTGTTTgttttgcgtgtgtgtgtgtacgtGTTGACGAGCCGAGGAAAGCTCGGAGGAAGGGCGACATATCCGATTCCGGGGAGAGATCTCCATGTCCGAGCTAGCTAGGTCGCCGTGACAAGAATATCTAGACGTGATTATTTGTTTCGACTAGCCTTGCTGATTAGTGGGTAGTGGCAACCAATCATGTGGATGGATCATAATCAAATTAAGCACTAAGTATAATTTGCTAATAAACACTACTTGCATCTTATATCTGTAAAACTCCTGCTTTTGGAACTCAAGCATGTACGCCAAGATTCTATAACCCGTCCAATCGAATATGGTTTATGTGATCACAAGGGTATAATCAGTTGTTATTACATAGTCTCCTAGCTAAATAAATTATTTCCTAACCGCAAAACCTACATTAAGAGAGAGGATGACCTCCTTGTGGATGTTTCCTGCATCAACACCACGGCGTTTTGCCTTTCCGCCATGGTCAGGGTGCGAGGGACCGACATGCTCTTCAAGATCACCTCCGTCTACGGTCCCTCAGACTCCTCTTGCAAAGATGCTTTCTTTGCCGAGCTGCTGGCAGAGAAACCACCGACCGGGGTGGCCTGGCTTGCCTCAGGCGACTTCAACCAAATTTATAGGGCGCGAGATAAAAATAAGAGAAATGTGAACCGCGGCAGGATCAACCGTTTCAGGGCAACGCTCCACAGTTGTGAACTCAAAGAGATCCACCTTCAAAACCGGAGATTCACTTGGAGCAATGAGAGGGCAAATCCAACCTTATGCAAGCTTGACTCTTTTTTCTGCAacgccgagtgggacacaactttCAACACTCATGTCCTTAATGCgctttcctcctctctctccgaccattgtccgcttcttcttgctgatgacaagggaccaagaaggcctcgaGTGTTTAAATTTGAAAACTTCTGGGCATCCATGCCCGGATTCAACGAGGTGGTTCAAAAGGCGTGGAACGAGAGGGTTGACCACACAGAGCCATACCTCATTCTTTACCACAAGCTCAAGAAGACGGCTCTCCGCCTCTCTGAATGGAGTAGAGGTCTTTTCTCCAAGGCTAAAATTCACCACCAGGCCGCGCTCTTGGTGATATTTCGCCTCGACATCGCCCAAGAGGATAGGCTCCTCTccaccgaagaaattgagctccggGCCAAGCTCAAGAGAAGGGTCATCGCCTTGGCGGCGCTCGAAAGATCGCGCAAGAAGCAATGTGCGAGAATTGCCAACCTTAGAGATGGGAATGCTAATACAAAATTCTTCCATCGTCGAGTCAATGCAAggcggagaaaaaaatcatatcCATAGAATAAAAAATGAGCATGGTTGGGTCACCGAGCACGACGCCAAGGAAAAGATAATCCATGACCATTTTCCCAATGTCATGAAGAGAGGCCCCCGATGCCACAAAGATTTCAATTGGGATGAGCTAAATTTGGAGCCTCTTGACTTGCATGACCTTGGCTCCCCAATGGCCGAGAGTGAGGTCCTGGATGCGATCAACGACATGCCAAGTGACAAGGCGCCGGGGCCAGATGGGTTCACGGGCCTCTTCTTTAAGAGGTGTTGGGACATCATTAAGCCTGATCTCATGAGGGTGATCACACATTTTGACTGCCTACACACCTCAAACCTCCAGTGGCTCAACTCCACAAATGTGGTGCTCTTGCCCAAGAAGGAAGGGGCGGAGGGGATCGCCGACTATAGACCCATCAGCCTCATCCACGCGATCGCAAAGATTATTGCGAAGGTGCTATCCATGAGACTAGGCCCACACATGAAAAATCTCGTCTCTAATGCCCAAAGCGCCTTCATCAAAACAAGAAGCATTCACGACAATTACTTGTATGTCCGCAACCTTGCCCGACGCCTACACAAGAGGAAGACCCCATCCCTCCTCTTCAAGCTCGACATCCGCAAGGCCTTTGACTCCGTGAAGTGGGAGTACTTGCTTGATCTCCTCCAGCGGCGAGGATTCCCAAGTAAATTCAGGGATTGGATCGCGGCCCTCCTTAGCTCTTCATCCTCGAGGATCATCCTGAATGGTATTGCCGGCTGTCCAATAAAGCATGGGAAGGGGCTTCGGCAGGGAGACCCTATTTCCCCGCTTCTCTTTGTCATCGCCATCGACCTGCTACAAAAAATCCTTGATGTGGCAACAAAGAAGGGGCTCCTCCATAAAATCCGGGGAAGGGGGGCCATGATGAGGACCTCTCTCTACGCGGATGACGCGGCCGTCTTCCTGGCACCGATCAAGCAGGATGTTGACAACTTTGCTAGCATTTTGAGGGGATTTGGGGATGTCACAGGTCTTTGCACCAACTTCCAAAAGAGCTCGGTGGTGCCCATTCGTTGCAACCACCTCGATTTGGATTCCCTAACTCAAAGCTTGCCGACTGCGCGGGCGTCTTTTCCTTTGCGATACTTGGGTCTCCCCCTCTCCGTGTGGAAGCTGAAATTAGTGGACTTCCAATTCCTCGTGGATaaagtggcaagcaagttgccaacgTATGATGGCCGAAACATCACCACCATCGGGCGAACGACCctagtcaagtccgtgatcacttcCCAAGTGGTCTACCCCGCCACCCCTTTGGTCATACCGCCAACCATCCTCCACAACGTCAACAAGCTTGAACGGTCCGACTCAGAAAAGACATCGGGGGCCAAATGCAAAGTGAACTGGGAGACAGTTTGTCGGCCTCTTTCGTACGGAGGCTTGGGGTCCTGAACACCTCCAAGTTTACGAGGGCTCTCCGGTTACGATGGCCGTGGTACGAATGGAAAGAGCCCAACAAGATGTGGGTGGGGATGGGAAACCCATGTGATGCGGAGGACCTCAACTTTTTCTATGCCTCAACCACCATCACCGTTGGTAACGGAGCGAGGACACCCTtttgggactctccttggcttcttgggcgttcgCCAAAAGACATTGCCCCTCTCATCTTCAAAGCCTCCAAGAGAAAAAGTTGGAAGGTCAGGGAGGCCCTCAAGCACAACGCGTGGATCCTCAAGATCAAAACCCCCACCAACGTAACCGCCGAGCACATCACACAGTTCTTCACTCTTTGGATGCTTCTTAATGAGGTCCACCTTGACGAGCTCACCGAGGATGAAATCATTTGGAAGCATACGAGCAATGGAAAGTACTCGGCGACTTCCGCATACAGAGCGCAATTTCTAGGGATGGTCTTGTCGCCCATGGACAGGATGGTTTGGAAGGTTTGGGCGCCTCCAAAAGTAATTTTTTTTGCTTGGCTAGCTCTTCAAGATAGAATCTGGACGGCGGATAGATTGGCAAAGCGAGGATGGCCAAATTGTGATGTTTGCCCTCTCTGCAAGAGAGTGCAAGAGTGTGGGCCCCATCTCTTCTACAAGTGCCGCTACACCCGGTGCCTTTGGTCTCTGGTCATTGGGAAATTCCCCATGCTCGGGCTCGACACTTCCGCTTGGCCCTTGTTTGAAACCGTTCAACACTGGTAGGCAAGCACTTGCGTCGAAGGAATGCCAGATCGTCAAGCCAAGGCCTCCATCACCATGCTAGTCTCATGGACAATTTGGAACGAGCGGAACGCAAGAGTTTTTAAGCATAAGAGTGCCCCACCACCAATCTTGCTTTCGTCCATCTCTACCGAGGCAAACCTTTGGGTCATCGCCGGAGCTAAGAAATTAGGGTCTTTTATCGCACGCGAGTAATCCGCATGTGGTGTATTTCGGTGGCGTGTAACAaactctattctctcttatttaatggatgaggcaaagcttttgcctccgtttcaaaaaaaaacattAAGAGAGAGGACGCGACTGGTGCAACTGTCAGAAACGACAAGGCTAGGTATAGACCTGGAGAGGGGATAAATGTTCCCTTTTTTTGAAGATCAAAGCCCCCCCACCTAAATCATTTTCTCTTTTTCATTGATTTTCAAAGGAGTATGAGAGACAGGGGAAGTTAGGATAAATGTTAATTTGGCACGAATGTAATAGCACAAATTAGATGGTTCATGCCATTCGAATACTATTTGTTTGTAAACACAAAATAATTTTATAAAACATGTAAGCAAATTTCCTTACTTAGCATACAAAAAAGTTTAGATAGATAGGTAAGGGCATTTCTATCACGTTCCTCTTGCTCGATCTACTCAAATCATGGCGATACACAAGGGATTCAAGGCTAGGGTTTGAGAGCAGAAAGGAATCGGGGTAGGAGAAGAGGATACAGGAGgcagaagggagagagagagttcGTGGAGGGGATTCTGCCTATTacattttttttgagacaattctGCCTAGTACATGTCCGTGCCCCGCCACACTGGGCTTGCACCTACTTATTGACTCACCCGCCCAGCTCCCAAATTGCTGGGTCGAACAACCGGTTGGCCCTCTTAGCTCTCTTGGGCCTGGTCTTCTCACCATCTGGTAGTGGGCCTTGATGTCCAGACGCGGGAGTAGTGGGGATCGTGACATTCCCCTGGTCTTCAAAAAT
Above is a window of Triticum dicoccoides isolate Atlit2015 ecotype Zavitan chromosome 5B, WEW_v2.0, whole genome shotgun sequence DNA encoding:
- the LOC119311709 gene encoding histone-binding protein MSI1 homolog; protein product: MPKAGGGDEEEFRAEVEERLINEEYKIWKKNTPFLYDLVITHALEWPSLTVQWLPDRTEPAGKDHSVQKMVLGTHTSDNEPNYLMLAQVQLPLDDAEADARHYDDDHADIGGFGAASGKVQIVQQINHDGEVNRARYMPQNSFIIATKTVSAEVYVFDYSKHPSKPPLDGACNPDLRLKGHNSEGYGLSWSIFKEGHLLSGSDDAQICLWDITSNGKNKTLDAYQIFKFHDGVVEDVAWHLRHEYLFGSVGDDHHLLIWDMRTPAPTKPVQSVVAHQGEVNCLAFNPFNEWVVATGSTDKTVKLFDLRKIDTSLHTFDCHKEEVFQVGWSPKNETILASCCLGRRLMVWDLSRIDQEQTPEDAEDGPPELLFIHGGHTSKISDFSWNPCEDWVLASVAEDNILQIWQMAENIYHDEDDLPSDEPAKAS